A window of Adhaeribacter arboris genomic DNA:
AAAGCTGGTCCACTTCTGACCTTCGGCCGCCATTTTATCCAGGTTAGGCGTTTTAATCGTCGGGTTACCGTAGCAGCTTAAATCGCCGTAACCCAAATCATCGGTGAAAATAACGACAAAGTTTGGCTTGCTGGAAGTAGCCTGGGCACGCACCTGTTCCGCACCGGCTACTTCTAAAAAGAAAGCAGCCAACGCCAGGAATAAATAAGTTTGTTTTAGTTTATGGGGCATCAATCTTTTCATAGGTTAAAATTTAAAATTTTACGGATTATCATAGGTTTTTGAGAACCTCATTTTAAGAAAGTTGAAAGTCAAAACTTAAAAATTAAAAAACATTTATTGATTTAGGTATTTAAAACAACTTCTCCTTTGAAAACAACCCTCTCGCGAGCGTCCCGCTCGTGAGTATTATCATCCGGCCTCTGGCCGGTTGAAACTTGATTCAATTACTATTATGAAACGTCCATCTGTACGCCCGGCCAGAGGCCTACCAGATGGCAGACACGAGGATGGAACCTCGCGCCAGGAGCTATTTTCAAAAAACTTAATGGCTCATTTATAGGATAATTTTCTAAAACAAAGCATATGGCGGAAATGCTTTAAAAAGAAGGTAAACTTCATCTCTAATTCCTAATTTTTAATTTGGCGTTGCCCTGGTTAATACCCGTCGTTCTGTTTTAAATTCGGATTCGCGTTGATTTCGGTAATGGGAATGGGATAGAGTACGTGAAAGGGCTGGGCGTTTTTGCCGCGGGCTTTCGCTAAATCGATAAACTTACCTTGCCGGATTTGGTCTTGGTGGCTGTGCATTTCGGCGTAAAATTCCCGGTTTCTTTCTTGCAGCAAACGGTCGCGCAGCGATTCCTTCGTAAATCCATCTTGTGTTGTCAACGAGGCTCCGGACCGGGCTCTAACCAAATTAATCAAATTAATGCTTTCCTGGGTAGAGCCGTTTAACTCGTTCAAAGCTTCCGCGCGGGATAGTAAAACAGCGGCGCAGCGCCCTACCGGTATGTTACTGCCTTGTACCGCGCCGGCAGCGTTGGGGTCGAACTCAAATTTACCGGATAAAATCAGCTCATCCTCGATGGCTTTAAATATTCTTTTTTGGGAAGGTTTGCTAAACTACTTACTCTTAAGTAACCTTCTGTGTCTGGTGTAAATGTCGATCAGCACCGAATAACTATCTTTTAAAATTTCCTTAAATTTACAGGTAACAATTTGTCGATTAATGGGATATACAGGTGAAGCTACGGAATAAAGGTCCTTATTTAAACTAGTTACAATTGCCTATTGATCCAGGAAAAAGCAATCCGATTACCCAAAAACAGGATAAAAATCGTACTATCCTCATTTTTCGGGATTGCATTACCCGAAAGTGCAACACAGTAGCTGAACCATTTGGAAGCCGCCGCTCCGCCTGAATGCGGCTAGCTAAACAGCCTTATTTCATTATCTGTTTTTGACCAGCTACACCTCCACCCCCTACGAAGAGAACTTCTTACTTCTTCCTAAGTGTTTCCTTAAATGAATATTATTGCCCCTTAGTCTTTACTTGCTGATGAGGAAACTTTTAAATCACTTCGGACGCTTATCAATCGCTGGAATTAAATCAGCGAGCAACTGCCTTCAAGTAAAACCTTTTCTAACGTTAAGCAGAGTAAATTCTTTATAGCCAATCACTTCTGTTTTACGTAATTTAAACGTTTACTGCTTTAGTGCAATATTAAAATTACCCATGCTAGGTTTGCTTCTTTAATAATAGTTTAAATTTGTAAATTACAAGCTAATTCAAATAGTAAAATTATCAGTAATTATATAGAAATTTAAATATACATAAGAAAACATTTCCTCACTTTAATAAGTAAGAATACTTAGAATATTATAATATTTTCTTTTCATCCCTGCAACACTACCATGAGGAAATCTATAATCAAATTAGCCTACTTTCTATACTTTAATAGACGGAATAATTCTGGTTATAAACCTTACCCATAACTTCTAAACTTTTTATAAAAGTTTAAGTATCCGAGCCCTTCTATTTTCTCTTACAATTGAAATTAGCGAAAGCTTTTTTCAAAAAATCATCAACCTGTTTACCTAATGAAAGCAACTTCTACTAGTAACTATATTTTCTTTCTGTTTTTTTGGAAGAAAAAGTATTTTACCCTTTGCCTATTGGGATTTATGCTTCTTATCCCACCAGCTACCTGGGCCCGGATTCTTACACCAGACTTAACCTCTCCCGAGATAGCAACGAAGGTTCCCTCTTCTATTTTTGCCGATTCCTGTTCCTCCCTGAGTACTTTACCTTGCGCTCAGTTACAGGTAAGTTTGCCGTATAAGTTAACCTTCGACGCTCCCATACCTAATACTCTGGCTGATAAGGATACGGCGGGCACCGGTTTCACTTTAACCCTGCCTTACTCCGGTACCCGTCTTCCGGAAGATAGTGCCGTCAGCGTTCCGACTGTTCCCGGCTACGAGCGAGCTAAGTTAACTCTTCTTAACGGCACCTTACAGGTAGTTACTAATAAAGGTTTTGCCCGCAACACCAACAATAACCAACTTAATACCTTAGGCGTACAGGTCGATAGCCGTAACAAACTGCAAATAGAAACTACTCTGCTTAACCCACATAACGGGGTAGATTCTCAGCAAGCCGGCCTGTGGATAGGTTTATCCGATAAAATGTACCTCCAACTGGTTGTCTCCGGCAACAGAATAGAACTGCGTCGGGAAGTAAACGATGTTTCCAATGTAGATGACCAACTAACGACCGATATTATACCAGGATTAGATATTCAAAAAGTACGCCTACGGCTGGTGATTGATCCGGTTACCAATACGGCGGAAGCTTTTTATTCTACGGACAGCGTTACTTATTTTAACGTAGGAGCGGCCTACCCTACTACCTCCTTAAGCATTGCCAGCATGGGCCTGACGGCTAGCCGGGTGTATACCGGCATTTTGGCTTCTCACCGAAATAGCGCTGCCCCGGTTACTTATTCGTTTGATGATTTTGCGATTAGTTTACCCGGCACGCCGCTGGCGGTACAGGCGCCAGTTGATCAAGTATTACCCGGCGATAGCACTTTTAGCCTTTCCGTTGGCCAGTATACCGACCCGGATGGGCAACCTTTAACCTATACCGCTACTTTACTGGATGGTAGTCCCTTACCTACCTGGATCACTTTTGCCAGCCGCAATCTTACTTTTAGTGGAAGAACCCCAATTGAGGGCGCTAGCTTAGCCGTTAAAATAACAGCTATCGATCCTTCCAGTCTTTCCGTAACTACTTATTTTAACCTGAAGGTGTTACCAGTTGCCTGCTCGCCCCGAAGTATTTTAGCGTGTTCCAAGTTAGGGGTGAGCTTGCCTTATATTTTAAGATTTAATACCCCGAAGAGTAATACTTTACCTGACCAAAGCGGTTTCGGTTCGGGTTTTACCATGGTTCTGCCCTACTCGGGTATGCGCCATCCAGAAGATAGTGCCGTCTTTAACCCAATCGCACCGGCTTATGAACCCTCCAAAATACTTTTAAATAATGGCTTCTTGCAGTTAACTACTACCAAAGGGCTAATTGATACCACCCATAACAATCAGCTTAATACCTTAGGAGTACTGGTAAATGGTCGTCAGAAACTCAAAATAGAAACCACCCTGATTAATCCTTACAATGGTACTTTTAATGAGCAAGCCGGCCTTTGGATAGGCCGCACCGATAAAACTTACCTGAAATTGGTTGTGGTGGGTAATAGAATAGAGCTGCGCCGGGAAGTAAACGATACTACCAATCTGGAAGACCAGCGGTTGACCAGTCCTATTCCCGGATTAGACAGCCAAAAAGTACATTTGCGGCTGGTTGTAGACCCCTTTACCCATACCGCCGAAGCTTTTTACTCGACGGATAGCGTCACTTACTTCAACGTGGGGGAGGCCTACGCCACTAAAGCCTTAAGCACGGACAGCATGGATTTGGCCATCAGCAGGATTTATGGAGGTATTATGGTTTCTCAAGGCAATAGTATTACTCCGGTAGTTTACGCTTTTGATGGTTTTAACGTGCAGGCATTTAGCAATCCGGTAAAGCCAAAATTAACTTTTCTGCCGGACCATTTAACTTATACTATTGTTCCCGGCGGCTCTATCATCGACCAAAATACGGTGCTTTCGGCTAATGTCGGTGCTCCGGCGATAAATTTAACGCAAGAAACCACGGTTGACTGGCTGAGCTTACCAACGGCCCAAACCGGTATTCTCACTTTTGGTCCTAGTCAGATTAATTCTAACCAGATTACTCCTACCCAAATGCCGGGTAGTTACCTCACTTCGGTAATTGCTCAGGCCGAAGGGTATCAGTCCGATACTCTTG
This region includes:
- a CDS encoding RagB/SusD family nutrient uptake outer membrane protein, whose product is MFKAIEDELILSGKFEFDPNAAGAVQGSNIPVGRCAAVLLSRAEALNELNGSTQESINLINLVRARSGASLTTQDGFTKESLRDRLLQERNREFYAEMHSHQDQIRQGKFIDLAKARGKNAQPFHVLYPIPITEINANPNLKQNDGY